In Gadus chalcogrammus isolate NIFS_2021 chromosome 13, NIFS_Gcha_1.0, whole genome shotgun sequence, a single genomic region encodes these proteins:
- the phtf1 gene encoding putative homeodomain transcription factor 1 codes for MARIAWYQEKIGAYDQQVWEKSLEKAELNDIDSKPMKTGHIKPDLIDVDLVRGSTFSKAKPESPWASLTRKGLVRVLLFPFFFRWWTQVTSTHVSWCILLLYFMQVAAVVLYLQLPTAGASDLLEPVCLMLLLGTVHCQIVSTESNRTLANNSPASTASPARRRRPWKSRGAKKAEEGETGGEAEQKARPTEDCGRPPYRAESSKRKSGFRASDELSTDEEEEARDAQAPAAPSLPPSSSSLRKRGPHRLPKAPPRPQEGAGAGGGGGGGGGGGVEVTVANEGKAKSRELDRLRPPPGDSRLASDTDDTMWEELLQGPDSASSGSSEGEGRHNVGVAFPASSAALSSDEENLQQGIAGGQLSWLQPCHPSRDRVSAIFWEKGECKKADMSVLEISGIILTRVKAVEQGMGYLMLGGLVTATLALLPYAFRLSQQLDLSSLTLLTPARLWGAAAGPADATACAFFLIVTVEKFCLAGLFFFMTCVAERTYRQRLLFAKLFSHLTSARKAKKSEIPHFRLKKVQNIKMWLSLRSFLKRRGPQRSVDVIVSTIFLLALSICFIICAQLLHNYKTFLDSVLNWELMVWAFALLLFLLRLATLGSETNSKYSNASVLLTEQINLYLRIEKKPDKKEELVLVNNVLKLAMKLMKELDTPFRLLGLTVNPLIYNITKVVILSAVSAVVSDRLGFNIRLWKIKS; via the exons ATGGCGAGAATAGCTTGGTATCAAGAGAAG ATCGGGGCGTACGATCAGCAAGTATGGGAGAAATCTCTGGAGAAGGCTGAGCTTAAT GACATCGACAGCAAACCAATGAAGACTGGCCACATCAAGCCAGATCTTATCGATGTGGATCTGGTCAGAG GATCTACGTTCAGCAAGGCCAAGCCAGAGAGCCCCTGGGCGTCTCTGACCCGCAAAGGACTCGTCCGGGTGCtcctcttccccttcttcttccgCTGGTGGACCCAGGTCACCTCCACACACGTCTCCTGGTGCATCCTGCTGCTCTACTTCATGCAAG TGGCGGCGGTGGTTCTGTACCTCCAGCTGCCCACGGCCGGGGCCAGCGATCTGTTGGAGCCCGTGTGTCTGATGCTGCTTCTGGGGACGGTGCACTGCCAGATCGTCTCCACAGAGTCCAACCGCACCCTCGCCAACAACAGCCCCGCCTCCACCGCCAGCCCCGCACGCCGGAGGAG GCCGTGGAAGAGCAGAGGAGCCAagaaggcggaggagggggagactggaggagaggcggAGCAGAAGGCTCGGCCGACGGAGGACTGCGGGCGGCCGCCCTACAGAGCCGAG AGCAGCAAGAGGAAGTCGGGCTTCCGGGCGTCGGACGAGCTCTCTacggacgaggaggaagaggcgagGGACGCCCAGGCCCCAGCGGCGCCCAGCCTGCCGCCGTCCTCCAGCAGCCTGAGGAAGAGGGGCCCTCACAGGCTCCCCAAagccccccccagaccccag gaaggagcaggagcaggaggaggaggaggaggaggaggaggaggaggagtcgagGTTACAGTGGCCAATGAGGGCAAGGCCAAATCCCGGGAACTGGACCGCCTGAGGCCGCCCCCCGGGGACTCCCGCCTCGCCTCCGACACGGATGACACCATGTGGGAGGAGCTTCTGCAGGGGCCTGACTCCGCCTCCAGCGGTAGCAGCGAGGGCGAGGGGCGCCACAACGTGGGCGTGGCGTTCCCGGCCTCCTCCGCCGCGCTGAGCAGCGACGAGGAGAACCTGCAGCAGGGCATCGCTGGG GGCCAGCTGTCCTGGCTGCAGCCCTGCCACCCGTCCCGTGACCGCGTCAGTGCCATATTCTGGGAGAAGGGCGAGTGCAAGAAAGCAGACATGTCAGTATTGGAGATCAGTGGGATCATCCTGACACGG gtgaaggcAGTGGAGCAGGGCATGGGCTACCTGATGCTGGGGGGCCTGGTGACGGCCACGCTGGCCCTCCTGCCCTACGCCTTCCGGCTGAGCCAGCAGCTGGACCTGTCCAGTCTGACCCTGCTGACCCCCGCCCGGCTGTGGGGCGCGGCCGCGGGGCCGGCCGACGCCACCGCCTGCGccttcttcctcatcgtcacTGTGGAGAAGTTCTGCCTCGCCGGTCTCTTCTTCTTCATGACGTGCGTGGCGGAGCGGACGTACAGACAG AGGCTGCTTTTTGCCAAGCTGTTCAGCCACCTCACCTCTGCACGCAAGGCTAAGAAGTCTGAGATCCCCCACTTCAGACTGAAGAAGGTCCAGAACATCAAGATGTGGCTCTCTCTACGCTCCTTCCTCAAG AGAAGAGGACCCCAGCGCTCAGTGGATGTCATTGTGTCCACCATCTTCCTCCTGGCTCTTTCCATTTGCTTCATCATCTGTGCCCAG CTGCTGCACAATTACAAGACCTTCCTGGACTCTGTTCTGAACTGGGAGCTGATGGTGTGGGCCTTcgctctgctcctcttcctcttacgCCTTGCCACGCTGGGCTCGGAGACCAACAGCAAGTACAGCAACGCCTCCGTGCTGCTCACCGAGCAG ATTAATTTGTACCTGAGGATTGAGAAGAAGCCGGataagaaggaggagctggtTCTGGTGAACAACGTGTTGAAGCTGGCCATGAAGCTGATGAAG GAGCTGGACACCCCGTTCCGGCTGCTTGGTCTGACTGTAAACCCCCTGATCTACAACATCACCAAGGTGGTCATCCTGTCTGCCGTCTCGGCCGTAGTCAGCGACCGGCTGGGCTTCAACATCCGA CTGTGGAAGATCAAGTCTTAA